One Oscillospiraceae bacterium genomic region harbors:
- a CDS encoding copper homeostasis protein CutC: MKKLLEVCVDSLASARAAQAGGADRLEFCSALAVGGLSPYPELLRQIKAECSLPVRCLMRPRAGDFLYTKDEIDLLCAQIHTLRDTGADGFVIGALTPDGALDKPAMAQLLDACGDKPVTLHRCIDVSCDLVETYRDAATLGIDTVLTSGGAASCRQGTAALAKMLALRNELQGPEVLIGAGVSAAVITELRAALPGARAFHLSGKKLVESGMRFRREGVPMGLPGLDEWHIQQTDADAVRAAKAALLQ, encoded by the coding sequence ATGAAAAAACTTCTGGAAGTCTGTGTGGACAGCCTGGCCTCGGCGCGCGCCGCGCAGGCCGGCGGAGCCGACCGGCTGGAATTCTGCAGCGCCTTAGCCGTGGGCGGCCTAAGCCCTTACCCAGAACTGCTGCGTCAGATAAAGGCCGAGTGCAGCCTGCCGGTGCGCTGCCTGATGCGCCCCCGGGCGGGTGACTTCCTTTATACAAAGGACGAGATCGACCTGCTGTGCGCCCAGATCCACACCTTGCGGGATACAGGGGCAGACGGCTTCGTCATCGGTGCGCTGACCCCCGATGGCGCGCTGGACAAGCCCGCCATGGCCCAATTGCTGGATGCCTGCGGGGATAAGCCCGTCACACTGCACCGCTGCATTGATGTTTCCTGTGATTTGGTGGAAACCTATCGTGACGCCGCCACACTGGGTATTGATACGGTCCTGACCAGCGGCGGTGCCGCCAGCTGCCGGCAGGGGACAGCCGCCTTGGCCAAGATGCTTGCCCTGCGGAACGAGCTGCAAGGGCCGGAGGTGCTCATCGGCGCAGGCGTCAGCGCCGCCGTTATCACCGAGCTGCGCGCTGCCCTGCCCGGGGCACGGGCTTTCCATCTAAGCGGCAAAAAACTGGTGGAAAGCGGCATGCGCTTCCGCCGCGAGGGCGTCCCCATGGGTCTGCCAGGGCTGGACGAGTGGCACATCCAGCAGACGGACGCCGACGCTGTGCGCGCCGCCAAAGCCGCGCTGCTGCAATAA
- a CDS encoding putative DNA modification/repair radical SAM protein: MDLAEKLEILADSAKYDVACTSSGVERAGKHGSLGSCAQAGICHAFTPDGRCVSLLKVLYSNACSYDCSYCVNRRSNDRPRATFTPRELAELTIGFYRRNYIEGLFLSSAVLGTPDRTMELMIEALRILREEFRFNGYIHAKTIPGADPLLVQRIGLLADRLSVNIELPSEVSLNQLAPDKKKTAILRPMGQIAVQSAQSKRELAVYRNAPAFAPAGQSTQMIIGATPETDRHIMDLTEGLYKKYALKRVFYSAYLPVVEDHRLPALNFQPPLLREHRLYQADWLLRYYNFHASELLTEEEPNFDPYLDPKCTWAVRHPAFFPVEVNTASKEELLRVPGIGPKSVLRILAARRVQKLGMPELKRIGVVLKRAQYFITCNGRAPAHANRAEIANALLDPKAFSVGVQQLSLDEFVPKALPDAAPAVHQLTAHGVAAPAAARMVREEALTCLTRRM; this comes from the coding sequence ATGGATCTTGCGGAAAAGCTGGAAATTTTGGCCGACAGCGCCAAATATGATGTGGCCTGCACCTCCAGCGGCGTGGAGCGTGCCGGAAAGCACGGCAGCCTGGGCAGCTGCGCACAGGCGGGCATCTGCCATGCCTTTACCCCGGACGGCCGCTGTGTTTCGCTGCTGAAAGTGCTGTATTCCAACGCCTGCTCCTACGATTGCAGCTACTGCGTCAACCGCCGCTCCAACGACCGCCCGCGGGCCACTTTTACCCCGCGGGAACTGGCGGAGCTGACTATTGGCTTCTACCGCCGCAACTACATCGAGGGGCTGTTCCTGTCCAGCGCGGTGCTGGGCACGCCGGACCGCACGATGGAGCTGATGATCGAAGCACTGCGCATTTTGCGGGAAGAGTTCCGCTTCAACGGCTACATCCACGCCAAGACCATCCCCGGTGCGGACCCGCTGCTGGTGCAGCGCATCGGGCTGCTGGCGGACCGCCTCTCGGTTAATATCGAGCTGCCCAGCGAGGTCAGCCTGAACCAGCTGGCCCCGGATAAAAAGAAAACGGCGATCCTGCGCCCCATGGGGCAGATCGCTGTGCAGAGCGCCCAAAGCAAGCGGGAGCTGGCGGTATACAGGAACGCGCCTGCTTTTGCACCGGCAGGGCAAAGCACCCAGATGATTATTGGTGCGACGCCGGAGACGGATCGCCACATTATGGACCTGACGGAAGGCCTATACAAAAAGTATGCGCTGAAACGTGTGTTTTACTCGGCCTACCTGCCGGTGGTGGAGGACCACCGCCTGCCCGCACTGAACTTTCAGCCGCCGCTGCTGCGGGAACACCGCCTCTACCAGGCAGATTGGCTGCTGCGGTATTATAACTTCCACGCCTCGGAACTGCTGACCGAGGAGGAACCTAACTTTGACCCCTACCTGGATCCCAAGTGCACCTGGGCGGTGCGGCACCCGGCGTTTTTTCCGGTGGAGGTCAACACCGCCAGCAAGGAGGAACTGCTGCGGGTACCGGGCATCGGCCCCAAAAGCGTACTGCGCATTTTGGCGGCACGCCGTGTGCAGAAATTGGGTATGCCGGAGCTGAAGCGCATCGGCGTGGTGCTGAAACGCGCCCAATATTTTATCACCTGCAATGGCCGCGCCCCGGCCCACGCCAACCGGGCGGAGATTGCAAACGCGCTGCTGGACCCCAAGGCGTTCAGTGTGGGGGTGCAGCAGTTGAGTCTGGATGAATTTGTGCCCAAGGCCCTGCCGGACGCGGCACCTGCCGTCCACCAGCTGACGGCCCATGGCGTGGCGGCTCCGGCTGCGGCCCGCATGGTGCGAGAGGAGGCCTTGACATGCCTTACCCGGCGCATGTGA
- a CDS encoding IclR family transcriptional regulator yields the protein MTEKGGVQSVERIFQLIEQLASHPAGASLQRLAQETGLAKSTVHRLLASLVSLGYAAQEPETGRYRLTLKMFELSSGIVNSMEIMDVAKAHLERLSQRTGEAVHLVIRDARDIVYIYKTESGPMRMSSRVGLRSPLYCTGVGKAILATLPPEEVEDVWNHSSLKKLTSRTVVDLTEMQDQLAEVRANGYAIDDEENEMGVRCVAVAIPGPDGRAESAFSISGLAPYMTPERIRRVAALALDTRTDILADLGVGRKG from the coding sequence TTGACCGAAAAAGGCGGCGTGCAAAGCGTTGAGCGCATCTTCCAGCTGATCGAACAGCTGGCATCCCACCCGGCCGGGGCCAGCCTGCAGCGGCTGGCGCAGGAGACCGGCCTTGCCAAAAGCACCGTGCACCGGCTGCTGGCAAGCCTGGTCAGCCTGGGCTATGCCGCGCAGGAGCCGGAGACCGGCCGCTACCGGCTGACCTTAAAAATGTTTGAGCTGTCCAGCGGTATCGTCAACAGCATGGAGATCATGGACGTGGCCAAGGCGCATCTGGAGCGGCTGAGCCAGCGCACCGGCGAGGCCGTGCATCTGGTCATCCGCGATGCACGGGACATTGTGTACATTTATAAAACGGAAAGCGGTCCTATGCGGATGTCCAGCCGGGTGGGCCTGCGCAGCCCGCTGTACTGCACCGGTGTGGGCAAGGCTATCCTGGCCACCCTGCCCCCCGAGGAAGTGGAAGACGTGTGGAACCACAGCAGCTTAAAGAAGCTGACCAGCCGCACCGTGGTGGACCTGACCGAAATGCAGGACCAGTTGGCCGAGGTGCGCGCCAACGGCTACGCCATCGACGATGAGGAGAACGAGATGGGTGTGCGGTGCGTGGCCGTGGCCATCCCCGGGCCGGACGGGCGTGCGGAAAGCGCGTTTTCCATCAGCGGCCTGGCCCCCTACATGACCCCCGAGCGTATCCGCCGCGTAGCCGCCCTGGCACTGGATACCCGGACGGATATTTTGGCTGATCTGGGCGTGGGGCGGAAAGGGTAA
- a CDS encoding DUF1292 domain-containing protein, which translates to MSDELSPEMLEEATPDLLTLEDEDGKEVTFEVIDATEVNGTRYLAVIPYQEDPESLQEDAELILMRIGTDEEGEYMDIVDDDEELLTVGKVFEERLSAMYDIDDSELE; encoded by the coding sequence ATGTCTGACGAACTGAGCCCCGAAATGCTCGAGGAAGCCACGCCCGACCTGCTGACGCTGGAGGATGAGGACGGCAAGGAGGTCACTTTTGAAGTGATCGACGCCACCGAAGTGAACGGCACCCGTTACCTGGCAGTGATCCCGTATCAGGAAGATCCGGAGAGCCTGCAGGAGGATGCCGAGCTGATCCTGATGCGCATTGGCACCGACGAGGAAGGCGAATATATGGACATCGTAGATGACGATGAAGAACTGCTGACTGTCGGCAAAGTCTTTGAAGAGCGCCTGAGCGCGATGTACGACATCGACGATTCCGAGTTGGAGTAA
- a CDS encoding biotin--[acetyl-CoA-carboxylase] ligase encodes MVKADVLAALDAARGKYISGQELAQQLGVSRTAIWKAVAALRADGIPVAAVTNRGYILSPAADVLNAAAVTALLAPEAARALQVEVVDRLPGTNAALRARAENGAPEGLVLIAQAQSAGRGRGGHSFFSPQGGLYLSILLRPEIGLRQAVRLTAMAAVAACRAAEKVSGAELRIKWVNDLWRDGRKVCGILTEAALDMESGMLDYEVLGLGFNITAPPDGWPAELQDVAGALFDDAPPPGARAALAAAFLNEFWALYHGVPKPEYLPEYRARQALLGQTVTVTPRNGTPRKAEALDIDEDCRLVVRFAGEHDLVPLRGEEVHLGKYL; translated from the coding sequence ATGGTAAAAGCGGACGTGCTGGCCGCGCTGGACGCTGCCCGGGGTAAATACATTTCCGGGCAGGAGCTGGCACAGCAGCTGGGCGTGAGCCGCACAGCTATCTGGAAAGCCGTCGCTGCCCTGCGGGCCGACGGCATCCCGGTGGCGGCGGTGACCAACCGCGGCTACATCCTCTCCCCTGCTGCCGACGTGCTCAATGCCGCCGCCGTCACGGCGCTGCTGGCCCCAGAAGCGGCCAGAGCCTTGCAGGTCGAGGTCGTCGACCGTTTGCCCGGCACGAATGCTGCTCTGCGGGCCCGCGCTGAGAATGGTGCCCCCGAAGGGCTGGTGCTGATCGCCCAGGCACAATCGGCCGGGCGCGGCCGGGGTGGGCACAGCTTCTTCTCGCCCCAGGGCGGGCTGTACCTCAGCATCCTGCTGCGGCCGGAGATCGGCCTGCGCCAGGCCGTGCGGCTGACTGCTATGGCCGCCGTGGCCGCCTGCCGCGCCGCTGAGAAGGTTTCCGGTGCGGAACTGCGCATCAAGTGGGTCAACGACCTCTGGCGGGATGGCCGCAAGGTCTGCGGCATCCTGACCGAAGCCGCGCTGGACATGGAAAGCGGCATGTTGGACTATGAGGTGCTGGGCCTGGGCTTCAACATCACGGCCCCGCCCGATGGCTGGCCTGCCGAGCTGCAGGATGTAGCCGGGGCGCTGTTCGATGATGCCCCGCCGCCGGGTGCCCGTGCGGCGCTGGCAGCCGCCTTCCTCAACGAGTTTTGGGCGCTGTACCACGGCGTGCCCAAGCCGGAGTACCTGCCGGAATACCGTGCCCGCCAGGCGCTGCTGGGCCAGACCGTGACGGTAACGCCCCGGAACGGCACCCCGCGCAAGGCTGAGGCGCTGGACATCGACGAGGACTGCCGCCTGGTCGTCCGCTTTGCGGGAGAGCACGATTTAGTGCCCCTGCGCGGCGAGGAAGTTCATTTGGGAAAGTACCTGTAA
- a CDS encoding sugar kinase, whose amino-acid sequence MKIVTLGEIMIRLQPYDHLRFVQTDTLQYTYGGGEANVAVSLANYGADVAFVTKLPAHAIGQAGVNALRRYGVDTSKITRGGDRVGIYFNEKGASQRGSVCIYDRAHSAMADATVADFDFDKIFEGVDWFHFTGITPALGPNVVEICLAACKAAKAHGAKISCDLNYRGKLWTRAEAREAMSKLCEYVDVCISNEEDAKDVFGIEAEATDIYAGEINREGYKSVAKQLADKFHFEKVAITLRESHSASDNGWSAMLYDVASNEYAFSKKYELRIVDRVGGGDSFGGGLIYALLSGKSTQEAVEFAVAASALKHSIEGDFNMVTVSEVEKLAGGDGSGRIQR is encoded by the coding sequence ATGAAAATCGTTACTCTCGGTGAAATTATGATCCGTCTGCAGCCCTACGATCATCTGCGCTTTGTGCAGACCGATACCCTGCAGTACACCTACGGCGGCGGCGAGGCCAACGTGGCTGTTTCTCTGGCCAACTACGGCGCTGACGTTGCTTTCGTCACCAAGCTGCCCGCTCATGCTATCGGCCAGGCCGGCGTGAACGCTCTGCGCCGCTACGGCGTTGACACCAGCAAGATCACCCGCGGCGGTGACCGTGTTGGCATCTACTTCAACGAGAAGGGCGCTTCTCAGCGTGGTTCCGTCTGCATCTACGACCGTGCACATTCTGCTATGGCCGATGCTACCGTCGCTGACTTCGACTTCGACAAGATCTTCGAGGGCGTTGACTGGTTCCACTTCACCGGCATCACCCCGGCCCTGGGCCCCAATGTTGTCGAGATCTGCCTGGCTGCCTGCAAGGCTGCTAAGGCTCACGGTGCCAAGATCAGCTGCGACCTGAACTACCGCGGCAAGCTGTGGACCCGTGCAGAGGCTCGTGAGGCCATGAGCAAGCTGTGCGAGTACGTTGATGTCTGCATCTCCAACGAGGAGGATGCTAAGGACGTTTTCGGCATCGAGGCCGAGGCTACCGACATCTACGCTGGCGAGATCAACCGCGAGGGCTACAAGAGCGTTGCCAAGCAGCTGGCTGACAAGTTCCACTTCGAGAAGGTTGCTATCACCCTGCGTGAGAGCCATTCCGCTTCCGACAACGGCTGGAGCGCTATGCTGTACGACGTTGCTTCCAACGAGTATGCCTTCAGCAAGAAGTACGAACTGCGCATCGTTGACCGCGTTGGCGGCGGCGACAGCTTCGGCGGCGGCCTGATCTACGCCCTGCTGAGCGGCAAGTCCACCCAGGAGGCTGTTGAGTTCGCTGTTGCTGCTTCTGCCCTGAAGCACTCCATCGAAGGCGACTTCAACATGGTCACCGTTTCTGAGGTCGAGAAGCTGGCTGGCGGCGACGGTTCCGGCCGTATCCAGCGCTGA
- the uppS gene encoding polyprenyl diphosphate synthase, producing MPQDTAARFPTHVAIIVDGNRRWAKQRLMPVSLGHKAGFDRLREITRYAVGDRGVFVLSLYVFSTENFSRDAKEVGYLMDLFANNFRTIADEMNERGCKVLFSGRREGLQQRVLDAMDYMMDLTKDNDKGIVNFCLNYGSHAELTDAMRAIAGEVKAGTLQPEDINEKTIESHLYRDLPPVDLMIRTSGEERLSNFLLWQCAYSEFYFTPVLFPDFTKECFDKALEEYARRDRRMGGNTKK from the coding sequence ATGCCGCAAGATACTGCTGCCCGCTTCCCCACCCATGTCGCCATCATCGTGGACGGTAACCGCCGCTGGGCCAAACAGCGCCTGATGCCTGTCAGCCTGGGCCACAAGGCCGGGTTTGACCGCCTGCGCGAGATCACCCGCTACGCCGTGGGCGACCGAGGCGTCTTTGTGCTGTCGCTGTACGTCTTTTCCACAGAGAACTTCTCCCGCGATGCCAAAGAGGTCGGCTATCTGATGGACCTGTTTGCCAACAACTTCCGCACCATCGCCGACGAAATGAACGAGCGCGGCTGCAAGGTGCTGTTCAGCGGCCGCCGCGAGGGCCTGCAGCAGCGCGTGCTGGACGCTATGGACTACATGATGGATCTGACTAAAGACAACGACAAGGGCATCGTCAACTTCTGCCTGAACTACGGCAGCCACGCCGAGCTGACCGACGCCATGCGCGCCATTGCGGGCGAGGTTAAGGCCGGGACCCTGCAGCCCGAGGACATTAACGAAAAGACCATCGAGAGCCACCTCTACCGCGACCTGCCCCCGGTGGACCTGATGATCCGCACCAGCGGTGAGGAGCGGCTGTCCAACTTCCTGCTGTGGCAGTGCGCCTATTCCGAGTTCTACTTCACGCCGGTCCTCTTCCCTGATTTCACCAAGGAGTGCTTTGACAAAGCGCTGGAAGAGTACGCCCGCCGTGACCGCCGCATGGGCGGCAACACCAAAAAGTAA
- a CDS encoding biotin transporter BioY: MKTAENLRVRRMVLCALFAALTAVCSQIAIPMPWGVPINLALFAVYMAGTMLGAFWGTVSQLVFVALAAIGVPVLAGFQGGPSAIFGKTGGYVLGYILAALITALISKALGRKFWSLCVAMVVGCAVCYVLGTIWFMTLTGADLASALGWCVLPYLPGDVIKIALAAILTIQLDKRMPNL, translated from the coding sequence ATGAAAACTGCTGAAAACCTGCGGGTGCGTCGGATGGTCCTGTGCGCCCTGTTTGCCGCCCTGACCGCCGTGTGCAGCCAGATCGCCATCCCCATGCCCTGGGGCGTGCCCATCAACCTGGCACTGTTTGCCGTGTACATGGCAGGCACCATGCTGGGGGCCTTCTGGGGCACCGTCAGCCAGCTGGTGTTTGTGGCGCTGGCTGCCATCGGTGTGCCGGTGCTGGCTGGTTTCCAGGGCGGCCCCTCTGCCATCTTTGGCAAGACCGGCGGCTATGTGCTGGGTTACATTCTGGCTGCACTCATCACCGCGTTGATCTCCAAGGCTTTGGGCCGCAAGTTCTGGTCGCTCTGCGTGGCCATGGTCGTGGGCTGTGCCGTCTGCTATGTGCTGGGCACCATCTGGTTCATGACCCTGACCGGTGCCGACCTTGCCAGCGCCCTGGGCTGGTGCGTCCTGCCCTACCTGCCCGGCGACGTCATTAAAATTGCCCTGGCTGCGATCCTGACCATCCAGCTGGACAAGCGCATGCCCAACCTGTAA
- a CDS encoding XRE family transcriptional regulator has protein sequence MFADRLRDARKAKRYSQTEVSRMLGVTQQAVGKWETGRSTPDPQTVARLAEILDTTADALLGLQQAPTAAPAVGRNAFSRYTESLVPVVGTVRAGYGALAFEEDYGKEYASVKDPQNYFYLVVKGDSMEPRISDGDLALVHRQSTLENGDLGVLVYGSDGEGTLKKYIQRGNSVILHPFNPAYEELVIKGEELDHLYIAGKVVETKAKW, from the coding sequence ATGTTTGCAGACCGCCTGAGAGATGCCCGAAAAGCTAAACGGTACAGCCAGACCGAGGTTTCGCGTATGCTTGGCGTTACCCAGCAGGCTGTTGGCAAGTGGGAGACCGGCCGTTCCACCCCGGACCCACAGACCGTGGCCCGCCTGGCTGAAATTCTGGATACAACGGCCGATGCCCTGCTGGGCCTGCAGCAGGCCCCCACGGCTGCCCCGGCTGTGGGCCGCAACGCCTTCAGCCGCTATACGGAGAGCCTTGTCCCCGTTGTGGGTACGGTGCGCGCCGGTTACGGCGCCCTTGCCTTTGAGGAGGACTACGGCAAAGAGTATGCCAGCGTTAAAGATCCCCAGAACTATTTCTACCTGGTTGTAAAGGGCGACAGCATGGAGCCGCGCATCTCGGACGGCGACCTGGCCCTTGTCCACCGCCAGAGCACGCTGGAAAACGGCGACCTGGGCGTGTTGGTCTACGGATCGGACGGCGAGGGCACGCTGAAAAAGTACATCCAGCGCGGCAACTCGGTCATCTTGCACCCCTTCAACCCTGCCTACGAGGAATTGGTCATCAAGGGCGAGGAACTTGACCACCTTTATATTGCCGGTAAAGTGGTGGAGACCAAGGCTAAGTGGTGA
- the eda gene encoding bifunctional 4-hydroxy-2-oxoglutarate aldolase/2-dehydro-3-deoxy-phosphogluconate aldolase, giving the protein MNSVLQRVYEIGIIPVIAFNSVDEALPLCKALMAGGLPAAEVTFRTACAEACIKKIHEELPDMLLGAGTVLTVDQADRAMAAGASFIVAPGFDPEVCKHVIDKGGIMMPGTATSGEMQQAMNMGCEVVKFFPAEANGGVDKLKNIGAALKTCKWMCTGGVNAKNVNNYLGYNQIIAVGGTWMCKSDKIKAGAWDEITAMSREAVDVMLGLQLGHIGINCADEAEAAKTAETIGSLLSMAVKPGNSSIFVGKKEFEIMKKPGRGTHGHIAILTNNVDRAIYHLGQRGVKFDMDSKNVKDGKTVAIYFADEVAGFAIHLVQK; this is encoded by the coding sequence ATGAATTCTGTTTTGCAGCGTGTTTACGAGATTGGTATTATCCCTGTTATCGCCTTCAACAGCGTGGATGAGGCCCTGCCCCTGTGCAAGGCCCTGATGGCTGGCGGCCTGCCCGCTGCGGAGGTCACCTTCCGCACCGCCTGCGCCGAAGCGTGCATCAAGAAGATCCACGAGGAACTGCCCGATATGCTGCTGGGCGCCGGCACTGTCCTGACCGTTGATCAGGCTGACCGCGCCATGGCTGCCGGTGCTTCCTTCATCGTTGCTCCCGGCTTCGACCCTGAAGTCTGCAAGCATGTCATTGATAAGGGCGGCATCATGATGCCCGGCACCGCCACCTCCGGCGAGATGCAGCAGGCCATGAACATGGGCTGCGAGGTCGTCAAGTTCTTCCCTGCCGAAGCAAACGGTGGTGTGGACAAGCTGAAGAATATCGGCGCTGCCCTGAAGACCTGCAAGTGGATGTGCACCGGCGGCGTCAACGCCAAGAACGTGAACAACTACCTGGGCTATAACCAGATCATTGCTGTCGGCGGCACCTGGATGTGCAAGAGCGACAAGATCAAGGCCGGCGCCTGGGACGAGATCACTGCCATGAGCCGCGAGGCTGTTGACGTGATGCTGGGCCTGCAGTTGGGCCACATCGGCATCAACTGCGCTGATGAGGCCGAGGCTGCCAAGACCGCTGAGACCATCGGCAGCCTGCTGAGCATGGCTGTCAAGCCCGGCAACAGCAGCATCTTTGTCGGCAAGAAGGAATTCGAGATCATGAAGAAGCCGGGCCGCGGCACCCATGGTCACATCGCTATCCTGACCAACAACGTCGATCGCGCTATCTATCACCTGGGCCAGCGCGGCGTCAAGTTTGATATGGACAGCAAGAACGTCAAGGACGGCAAGACTGTTGCCATCTACTTCGCTGACGAAGTCGCCGGCTTTGCTATCCACCTCGTTCAGAAATAA
- a CDS encoding peptidylprolyl isomerase — translation MKRSACLPLLLTAVLLCSCGSNAKKAPTRPDQFISEERQFAAPSDGDTIAIFSTSLGEVRAVLYPDAAPMAVYNFVGLARSGYYDGTIIWRSQYGFAVQGGDATGTGTGGSTIWSNTPYPLEADASLKHYAGALCAAFAQGGDVTGGNSQFYFVAALPDSVSSDQQAELAQNGYTDSQVAAYAAVGGLPYLDNTDTVFGQVYQGMDVVDAMACVETTKDEDGNDTWKPTEDAAITIEKVTITTYPGPAAGDEATSDSSVG, via the coding sequence ATGAAACGTTCCGCCTGCCTGCCCCTGCTGCTGACCGCCGTGCTGCTGTGCAGCTGCGGCAGCAACGCCAAAAAGGCCCCCACGCGCCCCGACCAGTTCATCAGCGAGGAGCGCCAGTTTGCCGCGCCCAGCGACGGCGACACCATCGCCATCTTCTCCACCAGTTTGGGTGAGGTGCGCGCCGTATTGTACCCGGACGCAGCCCCCATGGCGGTGTATAATTTTGTGGGGCTGGCCCGCAGCGGCTACTACGACGGCACCATCATCTGGCGCAGCCAGTACGGCTTTGCGGTGCAGGGCGGCGACGCCACCGGCACAGGCACCGGCGGCTCCACGATCTGGAGCAACACCCCCTACCCGCTGGAGGCCGACGCCTCGCTGAAGCACTACGCCGGGGCGCTGTGCGCGGCCTTTGCCCAGGGCGGTGATGTCACCGGCGGCAACAGCCAATTTTACTTCGTCGCGGCCCTTCCGGACAGTGTAAGCAGCGACCAACAGGCCGAGCTGGCCCAGAACGGCTACACGGACAGCCAGGTGGCTGCCTACGCGGCTGTGGGCGGGCTGCCGTACCTCGATAACACCGACACGGTCTTTGGCCAGGTCTACCAGGGCATGGACGTAGTGGACGCCATGGCCTGCGTGGAGACCACCAAGGACGAGGACGGCAACGATACCTGGAAACCCACCGAGGACGCGGCCATCACCATTGAAAAGGTGACCATCACCACCTATCCCGGCCCCGCGGCCGGGGACGAAGCCACCAGCGACAGCAGCGTCGGGTGA
- the ruvX gene encoding Holliday junction resolvase RuvX, whose protein sequence is MKWLAVDYGDSRTGLAGCDAGETITSPITPQIEEKSMNKVAAAVTAVAQARGAEALVCGLPKNMDGTEGSRANKSRRFAQRLANTANLSVVLWDERRTTVSAAAILADNDTFGAKRKERLDSVSAAVILESFLNWRAHHPDEEPPEMLRPQPAEV, encoded by the coding sequence ATGAAATGGCTTGCTGTTGACTACGGCGACTCCCGCACGGGGCTGGCCGGCTGCGATGCCGGCGAGACAATCACCAGTCCCATCACCCCCCAGATCGAAGAAAAAAGCATGAATAAAGTGGCCGCCGCCGTCACCGCTGTGGCCCAGGCCCGCGGGGCCGAGGCCCTGGTCTGCGGCCTGCCCAAAAACATGGATGGTACCGAGGGCAGCCGCGCCAATAAGAGCCGCCGCTTTGCCCAGCGCCTGGCAAATACCGCGAACCTGTCGGTGGTGCTTTGGGATGAGCGCCGCACCACGGTTTCCGCCGCCGCCATCCTGGCCGATAACGATACTTTCGGTGCCAAGCGCAAGGAACGGCTGGATTCCGTTTCCGCCGCCGTCATTCTGGAAAGCTTTTTAAACTGGCGTGCCCACCACCCGGATGAGGAGCCGCCCGAGATGCTGCGTCCGCAGCCTGCCGAAGTCTGA
- a CDS encoding redoxin domain-containing protein produces the protein MGERIAVGDKLPFFVYDTPYSAQNRFRDLLQRKSPLVLVFMANFGHPITRTFASRYANTYGSLRDGGFALVVRSRADKLSRSIGPNTLPYPLLCDAEGVLYEHLDIPQSSSALMTYSLEGWRILREAKRQGYQAAKGQMQQLPLTLILDKDGTVLFCHYGASLTDVPTDCEAMQSLLEELELVPDMPELEDLDYENFPELEDADELDEEFDTFH, from the coding sequence GTGGGCGAGCGTATTGCGGTTGGGGACAAGCTCCCTTTCTTTGTGTACGATACCCCCTACAGTGCCCAAAACCGCTTCCGGGACCTGCTGCAGCGCAAAAGCCCGCTGGTGCTGGTGTTTATGGCCAACTTCGGCCACCCCATCACCCGCACCTTTGCCAGCCGCTACGCCAATACATACGGTTCCCTGCGGGACGGCGGATTCGCGCTGGTGGTGCGCTCCCGCGCAGACAAGCTCTCACGCAGCATTGGTCCCAATACCCTGCCCTACCCCCTGCTGTGTGATGCCGAGGGGGTGCTGTATGAGCACCTGGACATCCCCCAAAGCAGCAGTGCCCTGATGACCTACTCGCTGGAGGGCTGGCGCATCCTGCGGGAAGCCAAGCGCCAGGGCTACCAGGCCGCGAAAGGCCAGATGCAGCAGCTGCCGCTGACCCTGATTCTGGACAAGGACGGTACGGTGCTGTTCTGCCACTACGGTGCCAGCCTGACAGACGTTCCCACCGATTGTGAGGCCATGCAAAGCCTACTGGAAGAGCTGGAACTGGTGCCCGACATGCCAGAATTAGAGGATCTGGATTACGAAAATTTCCCAGAGTTGGAGGATGCCGACGAACTCGACGAGGAGTTTGACACGTTCCACTGA